In Microbacterium lushaniae, the following are encoded in one genomic region:
- a CDS encoding ABC transporter substrate-binding protein, translating into MKRASAPRAAVGTVGILAVAAFALAACSAPETSGEDSDAPQSLVIGVTADVDTLLPWTSTQFQATHVLQNLYGTLTEFDDDLAVTEGLAESWETSEDGLTVTFQLREGVTFADGSELDAEDVVASYQAIKDEATAAVSASNLASVETIEAVDPLTVQLTLSAPDAALFSKLGVITTAILPSDVDLEAVETEPNGTGAFVFEDRKPNQSLTLAANPEYWGGEPEVDTVEFRVIPDQSAIVSALQAGSVQMAVFDDQLVADTIGGSVEVTETPQLSYHVLQINSRVAPLDDVNVRLAIACAIDRQEVLDTAALGAGEVTGPITSPAFRSDPDARPCPEGDVDAAKDYLADAGYEDGLTLRAIVNQDGYSTAVAEAENIQAQLKNAGITLEIESLESGAYVDRWVAADFELAVALNGGQPDPDASYGRYFTSAGSLNPVAGYSSETLDALFAEGKAESDDAARKAIYDQVAAELEDNAAWVWLFTSFNYTATAEGVSGFVPLSNGSLQNLRDVTVD; encoded by the coding sequence ATGAAGAGAGCTTCTGCTCCACGCGCCGCCGTCGGCACCGTGGGGATCCTCGCCGTCGCGGCATTCGCACTGGCCGCCTGCTCCGCCCCCGAGACATCCGGCGAAGACTCCGACGCGCCGCAGAGCCTCGTGATCGGCGTCACGGCCGACGTCGACACCCTCCTGCCGTGGACCAGCACGCAGTTCCAGGCGACGCACGTGCTGCAGAACCTGTACGGCACGCTCACCGAGTTCGACGACGACCTCGCCGTCACCGAGGGTCTGGCCGAGTCGTGGGAGACGAGCGAGGACGGATTGACCGTCACGTTCCAGCTGCGCGAGGGCGTGACCTTCGCCGACGGGAGCGAGCTGGATGCCGAGGATGTCGTCGCCTCCTACCAGGCGATCAAGGATGAGGCGACCGCGGCCGTTTCTGCGAGCAACCTGGCCTCGGTGGAGACGATCGAAGCCGTCGATCCGCTGACTGTGCAGTTGACGCTGAGTGCCCCCGACGCCGCGCTGTTCTCGAAGCTCGGCGTCATCACCACCGCGATCCTGCCCTCCGATGTCGATCTGGAGGCGGTGGAGACCGAGCCCAACGGCACCGGCGCGTTCGTCTTCGAAGACCGCAAGCCCAACCAGTCCTTGACCCTCGCCGCCAACCCGGAGTACTGGGGTGGCGAGCCGGAGGTCGACACCGTGGAGTTCCGGGTCATCCCCGACCAGTCGGCGATCGTCTCGGCGCTGCAGGCCGGCAGCGTGCAGATGGCGGTCTTCGACGATCAGCTGGTGGCCGACACCATCGGCGGATCGGTCGAGGTGACCGAGACGCCGCAGCTGAGCTACCACGTGCTGCAGATCAACAGCCGCGTCGCGCCGCTGGACGACGTCAACGTCCGCCTCGCGATCGCGTGCGCGATCGACCGCCAGGAAGTGCTCGACACCGCCGCTCTGGGCGCCGGCGAGGTCACCGGCCCCATCACCTCGCCGGCCTTCCGCTCCGACCCGGATGCGCGCCCGTGCCCCGAGGGCGACGTCGACGCGGCGAAGGACTACCTGGCGGACGCGGGATACGAAGACGGCCTGACGCTGCGCGCCATCGTGAACCAGGACGGATACTCCACCGCGGTCGCCGAGGCGGAGAACATCCAGGCTCAGCTGAAGAACGCCGGCATCACCCTGGAGATCGAGTCGCTCGAGTCGGGTGCATACGTCGACCGCTGGGTGGCCGCCGACTTCGAGCTCGCCGTCGCGCTCAACGGCGGTCAGCCCGACCCCGACGCCTCCTACGGCCGGTATTTCACCAGCGCCGGCAGCCTCAACCCGGTCGCCGGCTACAGCTCGGAGACACTGGACGCCCTGTTCGCAGAGGGCAAGGCCGAGTCGGATGACGCCGCCCGCAAGGCCATCTACGATCAGGTGGCCGCGGAGCTCGAGGACAACGCCGCGTGGGTGTGGCTGTTCACCTCGTTCAACTACACCGCGACCGCCGAGGGCGTCTCCGGCTTCGTGCCCCTGTCCAACGGCTCGCTGCAGAACCTGCGCGACGTCACCGTCGACTGA
- a CDS encoding ABC transporter permease has product MLHRILVSPVTRRVGSALLTLFGVAVAVFLMLRALPGDQITAAYGTEAAALSPEQRAALEAYYGVDQPLIVQFFTWLGAVVTGNLGFSARAQQSVLEMTVLALPVTLELALLAIVIALLIGIPLGMLSASRPNALRDWVGQGVGLAGLGVPAFLLATTMLAVSAQALGFNPNGLGFARLWEDPVRNLQQMLMPALVLGFGIAAPIMRTTRTAVLEVRGLDFVRTARAKGVPPRRLQWRHVLRNALIPIVTMTGLQFGYLLGGAVVVEQIFSLPGIGRQVLLGINQKEFAVVQSTVLVIAMLFVIVNLLTDLLYRRIDPRVRAA; this is encoded by the coding sequence ATGCTGCACCGCATTCTCGTCTCGCCTGTGACGCGCCGCGTCGGCAGTGCGCTCCTGACCCTCTTCGGCGTCGCCGTGGCGGTGTTCCTGATGCTCCGGGCGCTCCCCGGCGACCAGATCACGGCCGCGTACGGCACCGAGGCGGCAGCCCTGTCCCCGGAGCAACGGGCCGCGCTGGAGGCCTATTACGGCGTCGACCAGCCGCTCATCGTGCAGTTCTTCACGTGGCTCGGGGCGGTGGTGACGGGAAACCTCGGCTTCTCCGCGAGGGCCCAGCAGTCGGTCCTGGAGATGACCGTGCTCGCCCTTCCGGTGACGCTCGAACTCGCCCTCCTCGCCATCGTCATCGCGCTGCTCATCGGCATCCCGCTGGGCATGCTGTCTGCCTCCCGCCCCAATGCGCTGCGCGACTGGGTGGGACAGGGCGTGGGGCTGGCCGGCCTCGGGGTGCCTGCGTTCCTCCTGGCGACGACCATGCTCGCCGTGTCGGCGCAGGCGCTGGGGTTCAATCCGAACGGGCTGGGGTTCGCCCGGCTGTGGGAGGACCCCGTCCGCAACCTCCAGCAGATGCTGATGCCGGCCCTCGTGCTCGGCTTCGGCATCGCCGCGCCGATCATGCGCACGACGCGGACCGCGGTGCTCGAAGTGCGCGGACTCGATTTCGTCCGCACCGCCCGCGCCAAGGGTGTACCGCCGCGCCGGCTGCAGTGGCGGCACGTGCTGCGCAACGCACTCATCCCCATCGTGACCATGACCGGCCTGCAATTCGGCTACCTCCTGGGCGGCGCCGTCGTGGTCGAGCAGATCTTCTCCCTCCCCGGGATCGGCCGGCAGGTCCTCCTCGGGATCAACCAGAAGGAGTTCGCCGTCGTGCAGAGCACCGTGCTCGTCATCGCGATGCTCTTCGTGATCGTGAACCTCCTCACCGACCTGCTGTACCGCCGCATCGATCCGCGGGTGCGTGCCGCATGA
- a CDS encoding ABC transporter permease, whose protein sequence is MSDTVTVAAPAVAPRSAGRAFAPLLRSPSGLTGLIIVGVFVLLSIASASGLLGDPSAQDTTARLQPPSPAHLFGTDQFGRDVFARVASGVVNSALVALVAVGFAAVVGTVGGVVSGYLRGIGDSVIGGITNVLFAFPPLLLALTLASVFTRNWFTVAVAIAVVYTPIFVRVTRGPVLSLREIDYVSAAKATGMGSVGIMARHILPNITGILIVQITLSLSWAVLTEASLSFLGFGTPPPAASLGSMVFDAQTLIVAAPWTMAGPGLVLILLIIGLNLLGDGLRDALDPHRKGR, encoded by the coding sequence ATGAGCGATACCGTCACCGTCGCCGCACCCGCCGTCGCCCCTCGCTCCGCAGGGCGGGCCTTCGCGCCGCTGCTGCGCAGCCCGAGCGGTCTGACGGGCCTCATCATCGTCGGCGTGTTCGTCCTGCTGTCGATCGCATCCGCGTCGGGTCTCCTGGGAGATCCCAGCGCGCAGGACACCACCGCACGCCTCCAGCCGCCCTCACCCGCGCATCTGTTCGGCACGGATCAGTTCGGTCGCGACGTGTTCGCCCGCGTCGCGTCCGGGGTCGTCAATTCGGCGCTGGTCGCCCTCGTGGCCGTGGGCTTCGCCGCTGTGGTCGGAACCGTCGGCGGCGTCGTCTCCGGATATCTGCGCGGCATCGGCGACAGCGTCATCGGCGGCATCACGAACGTGCTCTTCGCCTTCCCGCCGCTGCTTCTCGCGCTGACGCTGGCATCGGTGTTCACGCGGAACTGGTTCACGGTGGCCGTGGCCATCGCGGTCGTGTACACGCCCATCTTCGTGCGCGTGACGCGCGGACCCGTGCTTTCGCTGCGCGAGATCGACTACGTCAGCGCCGCCAAGGCCACGGGGATGGGAAGCGTGGGCATCATGGCCCGGCACATCCTTCCCAACATCACCGGGATCCTCATCGTCCAGATCACCCTCTCGCTGTCGTGGGCGGTGCTCACGGAGGCGTCGCTGAGCTTCCTCGGCTTCGGCACTCCGCCCCCGGCCGCGTCACTGGGATCGATGGTGTTCGACGCGCAGACGCTCATCGTGGCCGCCCCGTGGACGATGGCCGGACCCGGCCTCGTGCTGATCCTGCTCATCATCGGACTGAACCTCCTCGGCGACGGACTGCGCGACGCCCTCGACCCCCACCGCAAAGGACGCTGA
- the murQ gene encoding N-acetylmuramic acid 6-phosphate etherase: MNFETLTTEAADARYARIDTFEVAELATLMNEADQAVPLAVRAALAQIIPAIEGVAERMERGGRLFYVGAGTPGRIGVLDASEIPPTFSTRDRVIGIMAGGPRAVVEAVEGAEDDAGAGAAAIDAAGVGPDDSVIGIAASGRTPFVIGAVSRARERGALGIGLSCNSDTELSRAADHGIEVIVGPEFVSGSTRLKAGTAQKLVLNMFSTIAMIRLGKTYGNLMVDVKASNEKLRVRATRIVAQIAAVGHERAREALEQAGYSVPVAVVALRRSLPIEEARAVLDAAEGRLRVALDEGQEARR; encoded by the coding sequence GTGAACTTCGAAACCCTCACGACCGAAGCAGCCGATGCGCGTTACGCCCGGATCGACACGTTCGAGGTCGCCGAGCTGGCCACCCTCATGAACGAGGCCGATCAGGCTGTGCCCCTGGCCGTTCGCGCGGCGCTGGCACAGATCATCCCCGCCATCGAGGGGGTCGCCGAGCGCATGGAGCGCGGCGGTCGGCTCTTCTACGTCGGTGCCGGCACGCCCGGACGGATCGGCGTGCTGGATGCGTCGGAGATCCCGCCGACCTTCTCCACGCGCGATCGCGTCATCGGGATCATGGCGGGAGGACCCAGGGCCGTCGTCGAGGCGGTCGAAGGCGCCGAGGATGACGCCGGCGCGGGCGCGGCCGCGATCGACGCCGCCGGCGTCGGACCCGACGATTCGGTGATCGGGATCGCCGCCAGCGGGCGGACGCCGTTCGTCATCGGGGCGGTCTCGCGGGCGCGGGAGCGGGGCGCGCTGGGCATCGGGCTGTCGTGCAATTCCGACACGGAACTCAGCCGCGCCGCCGATCACGGCATCGAAGTCATCGTCGGGCCGGAGTTCGTCAGCGGATCCACCCGGCTGAAGGCCGGTACCGCCCAGAAGCTCGTGCTCAACATGTTCTCGACGATCGCGATGATCCGCCTCGGCAAGACCTACGGCAATCTGATGGTTGATGTGAAGGCGTCGAACGAGAAACTCCGTGTGCGCGCGACGCGCATCGTGGCGCAGATCGCGGCGGTCGGCCACGAGCGGGCACGCGAGGCGCTGGAGCAGGCGGGGTACTCCGTTCCGGTCGCCGTCGTCGCGCTGCGCCGGTCACTGCCCATCGAGGAGGCGCGCGCCGTGCTGGATGCGGCGGAAGGCCGATTGCGCGTCGCGCTGGACGAAGGGCAGGAGGCACGGCGATGA
- a CDS encoding anhydro-N-acetylmuramic acid kinase, producing MRILGLISGTSHDGIDSAVVEFRRHEAGLEAFVVTHGSTPYTSELRDRLVRALPPRNTTFEEVAQLDTLIGEAFARAAVAAIADAGPVDLIVSHGQTVYHWVEGPRVLGTLQIGQPGWIAEATGTPILSDVRIRDIAAGGQGAPLASTIDELILAGRATGGRPVAALNLGGISNVTVVGADLPRAWDIGPANALIDAVVRERGLHAAGYDESGAIAASGRIDEELLAVLLDEPYYRLPAPKSTGKELFHLDYVHAALGRLGREVDDADLLATLAALTIRTVADALAPLDPAEVFVSGGGVHNRVVTDGIARSLPGARIGRTDELGLGADEKEAVLMALIGWLSWHGVPGTTPSATGASGGRLLGTLTPGAEPLRLPEPCPRPAFLRMAPPQARAREHG from the coding sequence ATGAGGATCCTCGGACTGATCTCGGGTACGTCGCACGACGGCATCGACAGTGCCGTCGTCGAGTTCCGCCGCCACGAGGCCGGTCTGGAGGCATTCGTCGTGACCCACGGGTCGACGCCGTACACCTCGGAACTCCGTGACCGGCTCGTGCGGGCGCTGCCGCCCCGGAACACCACGTTCGAGGAGGTGGCGCAGCTGGACACGCTCATCGGGGAGGCCTTCGCGCGCGCCGCCGTCGCCGCGATCGCCGACGCGGGCCCCGTCGACCTGATCGTGTCCCACGGCCAGACGGTGTACCACTGGGTCGAGGGGCCCCGCGTCCTCGGCACGCTGCAGATCGGGCAGCCGGGGTGGATCGCCGAGGCGACCGGCACGCCCATCCTGTCCGATGTGCGCATCCGCGACATCGCCGCCGGAGGGCAGGGCGCGCCCCTGGCCTCCACGATCGATGAACTCATCCTCGCCGGCCGCGCCACGGGCGGCCGGCCCGTCGCCGCCCTGAACCTCGGCGGGATCTCGAACGTGACCGTCGTCGGGGCCGACCTCCCGCGGGCGTGGGACATCGGCCCGGCCAATGCGCTCATCGACGCGGTCGTCCGCGAGCGGGGCCTGCACGCCGCCGGCTACGACGAATCCGGCGCGATCGCCGCGTCCGGACGCATCGACGAGGAGCTGCTCGCGGTGCTCCTGGACGAACCGTACTATCGCCTCCCGGCACCGAAGAGCACCGGCAAGGAGCTGTTCCACCTCGACTACGTGCACGCGGCGCTCGGGCGGCTCGGACGCGAGGTCGACGACGCCGACCTCCTCGCGACGCTCGCGGCCCTCACCATCCGGACCGTGGCCGACGCGCTCGCCCCGCTCGACCCTGCCGAGGTATTCGTGTCGGGAGGCGGCGTGCACAACCGCGTCGTGACGGACGGGATCGCCCGCTCCCTCCCGGGCGCGCGCATCGGGCGCACCGATGAGCTCGGACTGGGGGCGGATGAGAAGGAAGCCGTGCTCATGGCCCTGATCGGCTGGCTGTCGTGGCACGGGGTGCCCGGCACGACGCCGAGCGCGACAGGGGCCAGCGGGGGGCGCCTCCTGGGCACACTCACGCCGGGCGCCGAGCCGCTGCGGCTTCCCGAGCCGTGCCCGCGGCCGGCCTTCCTGCGGATGGCGCCGCCGCAGGCGAGGGCGCGGGAGCATGGCTGA
- a CDS encoding serine hydrolase domain-containing protein, producing the protein MAENDSEPASAVAGVTAPRAEGHAPPGAVFAVVEDGRTDVSASGVADVETGAPMTVAHAFDLASVSKTLTTLTVRRLIHLGALADDTTLGAILGARAGGAAEVTIDDLLRHRAGLREWWPLYLAPEAVADPVAGALSLAPRYPRGAGRHYSDLGMQALGAVIAQVTGSDFAAAVRQVLLDPLAAASVSPGGPVAGTPVAAGPDGDAIEREMVRSGVPYPVDVDAAGFPWRSGILRGEIADGNAFHAFGGAAGHAGWFGDAEGMLRIAAAIAAPEAWGLGVASGAAFRTAVDAGQGQGLLHYRVRWRGRERLFLGHSGFTGTLVAAAPASDGQPAVLTVLLTNRLHGRPAPRREHLVPVDLLWREAISRADALLHPSTTGATP; encoded by the coding sequence ATGGCTGAGAACGACAGCGAGCCGGCATCGGCGGTGGCGGGCGTCACCGCGCCCCGCGCAGAAGGGCACGCACCGCCGGGGGCCGTGTTCGCCGTCGTCGAGGACGGTCGCACCGACGTGTCGGCAAGCGGGGTGGCCGACGTCGAGACCGGTGCGCCGATGACCGTCGCCCACGCGTTCGACCTCGCCTCCGTGAGCAAGACGCTCACCACGCTGACGGTTCGGCGCCTGATCCATCTCGGTGCCCTCGCCGATGACACGACCCTCGGAGCGATCCTCGGGGCACGCGCGGGCGGGGCGGCCGAGGTGACGATCGACGACCTCCTGCGCCATCGCGCGGGACTGAGGGAGTGGTGGCCGCTGTACCTCGCACCGGAGGCGGTGGCGGATCCCGTCGCCGGCGCCCTGTCCTTGGCCCCGCGATATCCCCGCGGGGCGGGGCGGCACTATTCCGATCTCGGCATGCAGGCTCTCGGTGCCGTCATCGCCCAGGTGACGGGCTCCGACTTCGCCGCGGCCGTCCGGCAGGTGCTGCTCGACCCGCTCGCCGCCGCGAGTGTGTCACCCGGCGGCCCCGTCGCCGGCACGCCCGTGGCGGCGGGGCCTGACGGCGACGCCATCGAGCGCGAGATGGTGCGCAGTGGCGTGCCGTACCCCGTCGACGTGGATGCCGCGGGATTCCCGTGGCGAAGCGGCATCCTGCGCGGTGAGATCGCCGACGGGAACGCCTTCCACGCCTTCGGAGGCGCGGCAGGTCATGCGGGGTGGTTCGGCGACGCCGAGGGGATGCTGCGGATCGCCGCCGCGATCGCCGCGCCGGAGGCCTGGGGTCTGGGCGTCGCCAGCGGCGCGGCCTTCCGCACAGCCGTCGACGCCGGGCAGGGGCAGGGTCTCCTCCACTACCGCGTGCGCTGGCGGGGGAGGGAACGGCTCTTCCTCGGTCACAGCGGCTTCACCGGAACCCTCGTCGCCGCAGCGCCCGCGAGCGACGGTCAGCCCGCGGTGCTCACCGTCCTGCTGACGAACCGGCTGCACGGCCGGCCCGCACCCCGGAGGGAACACCTCGTGCCCGTCGACCTCCTCTGGCGCGAGGCGATCTCCCGCGCCGACGCCCTCCTCCACCCCTCGACGACGGGAGCCACTCCGTGA
- a CDS encoding ABC transporter ATP-binding protein, protein MTAPLLSVRDLRVSFTTPGGRFDAVKGVSFDVAAGETVAIVGESGSGKSTVAASINRLLAENGRIAAGEIRFEGRDLTGVPEREMISLRGAGIGMVPQDPMSNLDPVHTVGAQILEALQVHGRPGGRERVVELLESVGIPDAGRRYQQYPHEFSGGMRQRALIAMGLACEPRLLIADEPTSALDVTVQRRILDTLAELTGEAGTAVILITHDLALAAERADRVLVMYRGELVESGPARAILEAPHEEYTQRLVAAAPSLVTVPLITRPPAGPAPETLVSLEGVGRSYRMRGSARGEEFWAARDVSFTIPRGRTVSVVGESGSGKSTTAKMLLGLESPSEGVIRIGGKDLSGLRRRQMFAVRRQVQPVFQNPFASLDPRYTIAQSIAEPLRVHGIGDRKSRSIRVRELLEQVALPDSLVERLPHELSGGQRQRVAIARALALEPELIVLDEAVSALDVLVQAQILELLVALQDRLGLSYLFISHDLAVVNMISHEVHVMQRGRIVESGTPEQIFRAPEQEYTRELLAAIPGGALA, encoded by the coding sequence GTGACCGCCCCTCTCCTCTCCGTCCGCGACCTGCGGGTCTCCTTCACCACCCCGGGTGGGCGTTTCGACGCCGTCAAGGGGGTGAGCTTCGACGTCGCCGCCGGCGAGACGGTCGCGATCGTCGGCGAATCCGGCTCCGGCAAGTCCACCGTGGCGGCGAGCATCAACCGGCTCCTCGCCGAGAACGGACGCATCGCGGCGGGGGAGATCCGCTTCGAGGGGCGCGATCTCACGGGTGTGCCCGAGCGCGAGATGATCTCGCTGCGGGGCGCGGGCATCGGCATGGTGCCGCAGGACCCCATGTCGAACCTCGATCCGGTGCACACGGTGGGGGCGCAGATCCTGGAGGCGCTCCAGGTGCACGGCCGCCCCGGCGGGCGCGAGCGCGTCGTGGAACTGCTGGAGTCCGTCGGCATCCCCGATGCGGGGCGGCGCTACCAGCAGTACCCGCACGAATTCTCCGGTGGCATGCGCCAGCGGGCGCTCATCGCGATGGGGCTCGCGTGCGAGCCGAGACTGCTCATCGCCGACGAGCCCACGAGCGCACTGGATGTGACCGTGCAACGCCGGATCCTGGACACGCTGGCGGAACTGACGGGGGAAGCGGGCACCGCGGTCATCCTCATCACCCACGATCTCGCCCTCGCCGCCGAACGCGCCGACCGGGTGCTCGTGATGTACCGCGGGGAGTTGGTCGAATCCGGTCCCGCCCGCGCGATCCTCGAGGCACCGCACGAGGAGTACACCCAGCGGCTGGTCGCCGCCGCTCCGAGCTTGGTCACCGTTCCCCTCATCACCCGGCCTCCGGCGGGGCCTGCGCCGGAGACGCTCGTGAGCCTGGAAGGCGTGGGCCGCAGCTATCGGATGCGGGGGAGTGCGCGCGGCGAGGAGTTCTGGGCCGCCCGCGATGTCAGCTTCACCATCCCGCGCGGACGCACGGTGTCGGTGGTGGGAGAATCCGGGTCGGGCAAATCGACGACCGCGAAGATGCTGCTCGGGCTGGAGTCTCCCAGCGAGGGCGTCATCCGCATCGGCGGGAAGGACCTGTCCGGGCTGCGTCGGCGGCAGATGTTCGCGGTGCGGCGCCAGGTGCAGCCGGTGTTCCAGAACCCGTTCGCGTCGCTGGACCCGCGCTACACGATCGCCCAGTCCATCGCCGAGCCGCTGCGTGTGCACGGCATCGGCGACCGCAAGAGCCGCAGCATCCGTGTCCGCGAGCTCCTCGAGCAGGTGGCCCTGCCCGACTCCCTCGTCGAGCGGCTGCCGCACGAGCTGTCCGGCGGACAGCGCCAGCGCGTCGCGATCGCCCGCGCCCTGGCCCTGGAGCCCGAACTCATCGTCCTGGACGAGGCGGTGTCGGCCCTCGACGTGCTCGTGCAGGCTCAGATCCTCGAGCTGCTCGTCGCGCTGCAGGACCGCCTGGGCCTCAGTTACCTGTTCATCAGCCACGACCTCGCCGTGGTGAACATGATCTCCCACGAGGTCCACGTGATGCAGCGCGGCCGCATCGTGGAGTCGGGGACGCCGGAGCAGATCTTCCGCGCGCCCGAGCAGGAGTACACGCGCGAGCTGCTCGCCGCCATCCCGGGCGGCGCGCTGGCGTAG
- a CDS encoding acyl-CoA thioesterase: protein MADKSDGWYWSEEGVNFHTRKWVRPEDLNANGTLFGGSLLRWIDEEAAIYAILQMGNHRVVTKLISEINFEASALQGDLIEMGLTATRFGKTSLTMRAVVRNMITRERILTIEKIVFVNLDDEGRPTPHGYTDITYDRDRMPREHPGTGTIKLPSH, encoded by the coding sequence ATGGCGGACAAGAGCGACGGGTGGTACTGGTCCGAAGAGGGCGTGAATTTCCACACCCGCAAGTGGGTGCGGCCCGAGGATCTGAATGCGAACGGCACGCTCTTCGGCGGCAGTCTGCTGCGGTGGATCGATGAGGAGGCGGCGATCTACGCCATCCTGCAGATGGGCAACCACCGGGTCGTCACCAAGCTCATCTCGGAGATCAATTTCGAGGCATCCGCCCTGCAGGGCGACCTCATCGAGATGGGCCTCACCGCGACGCGGTTCGGGAAGACGTCGCTGACCATGCGCGCCGTCGTGCGCAACATGATCACGCGCGAGCGCATCCTCACGATCGAGAAGATCGTGTTCGTCAACCTCGACGACGAGGGCCGGCCGACCCCGCACGGCTACACCGACATCACGTACGACCGCGACCGGATGCCCCGCGAGCACCCCGGCACCGGCACGATCAAGCTCCCCTCGCACTGA
- a CDS encoding ArsR/SmtB family transcription factor, producing MPKYRDDVDRVLRALADPTRRGIVERLAKAPAAVSVLAESFDMSLPSFVQHLGILTDAGIITSEKTGRVRTVSLRPGALDVLHLWLDEQRTDAERRADRLGIHLARHHEGAPS from the coding sequence ATGCCTAAGTATCGAGACGATGTCGATCGGGTGCTTCGCGCCCTCGCCGATCCCACCCGCCGTGGGATCGTCGAGCGGCTCGCGAAGGCGCCCGCGGCCGTCTCTGTGCTGGCGGAATCGTTCGACATGTCGCTGCCCTCGTTCGTGCAGCACCTGGGCATCCTCACCGACGCGGGCATCATCACGTCGGAGAAGACCGGCCGGGTGCGCACGGTGAGCCTGCGACCGGGCGCCCTCGACGTGCTGCACCTGTGGCTCGACGAGCAGCGCACCGACGCCGAGCGGCGGGCCGACCGGCTCGGAATCCACCTCGCCCGTCATCACGAAGGAGCCCCCTCATGA
- a CDS encoding dihydrofolate reductase family protein, which translates to MTRVRVDLNISLDGRATTVDQTPDDPFGQDWGRLTEAYVATRTFRARVLHDTSGAGTTDLDDEFAARYFEGIGAEILGAGMFGLHAHPGDPDWRGWWGDEPPFRVPVFVLTHEQRPPLEMTGGTTFHFVTASPEEALAMATDAAGGADVRIGGGPTTVRPFLAAGLVDDLHVAIAPIILGQGINLWDDLRGLERDCRVETVVAPSGTIHVTFTRERR; encoded by the coding sequence ATGACCCGTGTCCGCGTCGATCTCAACATCTCCCTCGACGGTCGCGCCACGACCGTCGACCAGACCCCCGATGACCCGTTCGGTCAGGACTGGGGCCGGCTGACGGAGGCCTACGTCGCCACGCGCACGTTCCGCGCACGCGTGCTGCACGACACCTCGGGCGCCGGCACCACCGACCTCGACGACGAATTCGCCGCCCGCTACTTCGAGGGCATCGGAGCCGAGATCCTCGGCGCGGGGATGTTCGGCCTGCACGCCCACCCCGGCGACCCCGACTGGCGTGGGTGGTGGGGTGACGAGCCGCCCTTCCGGGTGCCGGTGTTCGTCCTCACCCACGAGCAGCGCCCGCCGCTGGAGATGACCGGCGGCACGACCTTCCACTTCGTGACCGCCTCGCCGGAGGAGGCGCTCGCGATGGCCACGGATGCGGCCGGCGGCGCCGACGTCCGCATCGGGGGCGGCCCCACCACGGTGCGGCCGTTCCTCGCCGCGGGTCTCGTCGACGACCTGCACGTGGCGATCGCACCCATCATCCTCGGGCAGGGCATCAACCTGTGGGACGACCTGCGCGGTCTCGAGCGGGATTGCCGCGTCGAGACCGTGGTCGCCCCCAGCGGCACCATCCACGTCACCTTCACGCGGGAGCGGCGATGA
- a CDS encoding SRPBCC domain-containing protein, which translates to MSATGRRSVAHAGFTLVRDYPVPVGEVWAAFAEEDRKREWFGESLEWETGEWRFDFRVGGRDVAVGAFHGGPVSRFEATYTDIVAPERIVVTYDMWLDDTHISTSVVSYEFEEIEGGTRFTHGEHGIHLDGFDDGSMRERGSEGVLDRLGSFLASRRG; encoded by the coding sequence ATGAGCGCCACGGGCCGGCGCAGCGTGGCACATGCCGGCTTCACCCTCGTGCGGGACTACCCCGTCCCGGTGGGCGAGGTGTGGGCCGCCTTCGCGGAGGAGGACCGCAAGCGCGAATGGTTCGGGGAGAGCCTCGAGTGGGAGACGGGGGAGTGGCGCTTCGATTTCCGCGTCGGCGGGCGCGACGTCGCCGTCGGCGCCTTCCACGGCGGGCCGGTCTCGCGCTTCGAGGCGACCTACACCGACATCGTCGCCCCGGAGCGGATCGTCGTGACGTACGACATGTGGCTCGATGACACGCACATCTCGACGTCGGTCGTGTCGTACGAGTTCGAGGAGATCGAAGGCGGCACGCGGTTCACCCACGGCGAGCACGGCATCCACCTGGACGGGTTCGACGACGGGTCGATGCGGGAGCGGGGTTCGGAGGGGGTCCTGGACCGGCTCGGCAGCTTCTTGGCGTCGCGTCGCGGCTGA